The Pyrus communis chromosome 12, drPyrComm1.1, whole genome shotgun sequence genomic sequence CCACAATATAAATTTAGGTTGAGAAGCAGTTTATGCACAACCTTTTAATTTGGACTGATGattctctttttatttgttcaatCTCACTAGAAGACATAAAgaatataaggaaaaaaaaaaaaaaaagtgtgcataaattattttcctttatttttttaatatcgtTAATATTCACATTCCCATAATCTAAGTAGTAGTCATTTTGCCACTTAGAATTGCGGTCTTAGGTTCACTTTCTGCCAAAGTCGAatttatacaacaatatttgTGAGGCTTAACCACTCCTCATtcatttagtgtagataatatcatttgttcaaaaaaaaaaaaaagtagtggtCCTTTTTAGAGGGATTTATCAAATCTACAATATCAtccaatattaaaaagaaaaaatatgaataacctttttttatttttttttatttacaaaagatgaaataattacattaaattcatttaaattacAAAGAGATGGCTTTAAACTTGGGTGCAATAGGCGGAGCGCACTGCTCTAGTCAATTTGACTAAACCTAAGTCGGTTACCAAATTACGTGTTTacttatatagaataaaaataagaatttttttgTCCTTGAGTTCCATGCATTTACTAAATTATGGTATAAGTATCATTTCTTAACTTTTTATTGTGTTTGTTAATGCATAtggaatataaaaaaaaaaaaaagtgtgattttcccttcaaattcataatctaatacctAATAAACATTGAATCATATCAACTAGGAGGAGCTAGTCCCTCTTCTTACTTATTTCTGAAATCCCTCATTGCTTCATTGCTTCATTGTTATTCTGCTGAGTAAACGTGTCTTAATAGTTTAATTGGTTCATTGCCTCATTCCCTCATTGCTTCATTGAATCTATCCATATACACTACAATGCGACACAtcacatttaaaaaataagacATTTGTAAAATGTTTAGAATATTAGAGAGTTTAATTGGTGACGAACTTTTGATCTTCTATTACAATACTTACTTCCACCTCATAAAGCCACATTATATATGTTCACTGTGAATAATGTATTTTTACTGTACAAAGATGAATAAATTTGTACATCGTTTAGTTATTTATAATGTATTCTCATTATAAACCATTCCCCTCCTCCAAAAAAGACTAATTGATGGCTTTCATCTTTTTTGTGCGAAAATAatctttaaataataaaatatttaattatttaattacaaaGTGAAAATACATCAATCACAACTGAATAGACAAATAATTGAGCAAGTATATTCCATTTCCATAAAAATAGACTTGGCATTGATAAATTTCAAGTGGCGTGGACTTAGCATGAACAGTCCTCTATTTCTCCTGCctaaaaaagagaaagaaaaaagaaaaagaacaaattaaaaaataaaaaataaaaagattcttATTTGTTGATTTCTCCCTCGAACTTGTAAGGATTTGCCAATTTTCctcctgaactttaattttagccgattaccctCCTAAATTCTTATAATTAGCCAAATTCCCCATGCCGTTAGATTTCCTAATTTTTCATCtaatatttcatccatcctGAACCAAAACGTCTTTTTATAGGTAGGCTAACTCGCTCAACTTAACTCACCACAGCCTCTTCCTCCTTCGAATCTTATGAGCCCTTTTCATTTTCTATGCTTCTCTCTCTCCAAAGTTCACAACATATTACACATAGAGCAATTAGCTAGAAATGTCACTCCTGCAAAATTCCCCACTAAATTCAACGCTTAAATCCCATTTCCAATTCTTTCCACCCCACGTCTCTAAACCTCAatctttctcccaaaaccaccTCCAAAAATCTGCTTCCACCAATTAACACCCAAATCCTAACCTGCCCACCACCGCATGCTTCTTTTCTCTGCAACCACCCCACCAACACCCATCAATTTCCACTTTTACCCACCTCTTTCCTCCTATTTCCCACAAACTCCCACATCCCTCAAACCCAATGTCACTTCCACTCACCGACCCCATGACCTCTTCACCGTTAACGCCTTCACATCCTCATTAAACTCTAGAAACCCCCCTTCCTCACTGCCCGCTACGTCATGTTACTCCAGCTTCGATGGCAACCCCAATTCCAAATCCATGGTCCCTTGACGTCCGTCGTCGCCTCCTAGCTTCCACCTCCCCCATTGACTTCTTGCAGAGGTTCGAGAAGGACCAGAAGATCATGCTCCCCAACCCCCACTTGCCAAATCGTCGACCCTGATGCTCTCTCTTGGTCAGTTTGGCTTTGGTGAGTGGCCAAATTACTTTATGCTCGTAGAATTTTCTGCGTTGACAGATGGATGTAATATTTGACGGAAAATTAGAAAATCTAATAGTATGGGGGATTTCAGCCAATTATAATAGTTCAGAAGGGTAAtaggctaaaattaaagttcaaggagAAATTAACAGCGACTTACAAGTTTGAGGGGGAAATAGACAAATAcctcaataaataaaaaaataaaaaataaaaataaaaaataaaaagctagGCAAAGGAgacaataatttttatttataatttttgtataaataagtgtttgtttatacttaaaatatatatcatttcatcataaactataaaatagaatgacatatatattttgagctattggaacataataaaaacgtgggaataagcatataatgtttgttcatttaagtattaaACAAGCCTCTtgtaatttattgaaaaaataaaattcaaaatgaaagttatttattttctgtctaagtgagtcgcaatcTAGGCGGGTCTGGACGGGCTAGATGAGTGTTTAGACGGTCTAGACGGGCACTTTAGTATgtctaggcgccctttcttaacAAACGCCTAAACTAATTGGAACTGTTACTAGCCGCCTCCGCCTAGACGGcgctaggcggggatttttaaaATAGTGATAATTCCTCGCCAAATCCCACCATTAAAGCACATACAACGCctaaagagatttttcaatgtgactgaTACTCGGAGTGATAAATCATGTGTCACCATACAAATGATGGGGTATGTGCGTTAAacagttaataatttaaaaaataaaatttctcatcacttatataaaaacacgtagtATGTCATCTATGTTCCgatcatattgaaaaatttatCTGACGTGTGCTAGCAGCGACTGTTTGGACCAGTTCACATTgaaaattctctctctctttctctctctctctctttctgcatCTCCATGTAATTTGGGTCAAATAAAATTCCAACAGAATCTCTCTCTTGCCAGTCCAACATCAATCTGTACATCtctcttttgggttttaaggGTAAAAATCCATGAGAGTAAGTAATGCAGGTGAAACTCGGACAATCATTTCCTACCCGTTTTCCCAATTTTCACAAGCTTGGATTTTGAGCTGGTTTTTGAGCTTTCTGTGGTGACAAAAAAGAACCCAGATTGGTAAAGTTGGGGTTTTGGttctttgttttgtgtttgtagGCCCAAAATGTTTCAGTTTTGGGGGTGATTAGAAAAACCCAGATCATTAATTGGTGGGTTTTATTAACCTATTAATTTTATGTTGGTGTTTAAAGCTCCACAGTGTTGCTGTTGCTACTCCTGCTCCCGCCCCCGCCTCCTGCCTCCGTTAACAGATAGCTTGTACCTCCTTTTacagcaaaaaataaaaaatctaagcAACTCAAATTCTTTGATTTTCATAAGATAttgtttgcttttattttttcttttatcttttatttattttttttttttttgtgtgttttttttcttgaaagtGAGTGTTGTGATTCTGTACAAAAAGGGAAACTCATCTACTACTGGTCCAAGTGATGGCCATTATTACTTTCTATTaaccaggtttttttttttttttttttgtatttttgataataataataagcatTAGCTGCTCCTCCTTCCTATCTGGAGTACCATTTTAGAAGCaaattttctctcaaatttcCAATCTTGGGGGCTGCTTCTGCTTCAGTAAGATCATGCTGCTGCCTCTGAGAGTCAAACCCGATATCGGTTCTTAGTGTTTGAGAAATAGCATCAAGAATTTGAGCTAAAACACCAGCTCTTCTGAGTCTTTTGACAAAAGAGCAGAAACCAATATATTTGGGTTCTGCTGCTTGGAAGTGAATAATCAAAGGAAGATTTTATCTGCATCTGGTGGTGATTGAGTGGCGTTTATTTCAGTTTCCGAAGTCAaaagttttaagctttggaTATGGCGGTGCCTGAGAACCTGAGAAAACAGCTTGCTCTTTCTGTGAGAAGTATCCAGTGGAGCTATGGAATTTTCTGGTCCATTTCAGCCAGACAACCAGGGTACTGActttttatcatatttttcaACTTGGGTTAGTTGAACTTtaactatatatatgttttggcctccagaaaaaaaaaaaaaaaaaaaaaaaaaggggtccAAATTTGTGTACAAAGTTTCCCAGAAATCtttgttgtttgttgttgttggataTGTTTGTGTTTTGAATGTCTAATTTTCTGCAACTTTTCCCTATCTTTTTGTTgtcttggttttgtttttcacaGTTCAAAAAACTCCTGTGCTTCTGCATTATCGGCAGGATTTGAACTTCCTCAAATGAAATTGatgtttattaaataattggACTAAACCTTCACATTAAGATTAAATCCTTCAGATTAAGGCTAATCCCTTCACTCCCTGATGTATAAATCTCTTAAAATCTTATGGCATTGTCCTTATCTTATCTGCATTACGAATTGTAGTGTTTAACTTTGTAGGGTGTTAGAGTGGGGTGATGGGTACTACAATGGAGATATAAAGACTAGGAAAACAGTTCAAGCCGTAGAGCTTGATGCTGACCAAATGGGTTTGCAAAGGAGTGAACAACTTAGAGAACTTTATGATTCCCTCTCGGTGGGCGAAGCAAGTCCGCAGGCTAGAAGGCCTTCTGCATCATTATCACCCGAAGATCTGGCTGATACAGAGTGGTATTACCTAGTTTGTATGTCGTTCGTCTTCAACATTGGCCAAGGGTAACTTCATTCTTCACAATTCTTCAGTACTCAAATAGAATCTTAGTGCCTTTCTGATATTATATGCATTGACCAGCCATAGCGTCAATTGCGAACTTTAGAAGTTAAAGCTTGAAAAGAGACTTTGATTTGGTTAGACAAGATGCACTGTATTTTGTAAAAGACGGACTATAATTTGTTCTACATTCATGTCTTCATGGTTCATATAGCTTACATTGCTCTTCCCAAACTTACTTTTCAGGTTGCCGGGAAGAACATTAGCAAATGGCAAACCTACCTGGCTATGCAATGCTCACTATGTGGATAGTAAACTGTTTTCTCGTTCACTACTAGCAAAGGTAGCTTGCTGTTTCTTTGTTCATATaagtatcatgattgatttcTGGTTCGTGTTACTTGACTAGTTTGCTCAGAGTGAAGAACTAAAACAtctgttttctgtttggttttctTTCGATGGCTGGATTTGTACCTGTCACCCTCAGAGTGCATCCATTCAGGTACGGATACAAACATAACATTAATTTTCTGGTATATGTTGTCACAGTTTCAGACAGCAGATTCCGAATTGTCAATATAAGTTTTCTGCAGATTTATTATATTGGGCAGAATCAATGCACAAAGATTATTTCTTAATCTAagcatgtttttttgtttattttttatttttttgttttctttccagACTGTTGTATGCTTTCCATTTTTGGGAGGAGTGATCGAGCTCGGTGTGACTGAGCTGGTAGGTATTATTTGCTTTAGAATATCTAATTagaattacatatttttttccaaaatatGATCTACTGCATaccttttgcattttttttgtagGTTCTAGAGGACCCTAGTCTCATTCAGCATGTTAAAACATCTTTCTTGGAGGCTCCATATCCCATAATCGCTTCCAAGAGAACCAATCCTAGTGCAGGAAGCACAAGACACGACAATGATCTTGCTTGTGCCGTGCTTGATGATGATATAGTCGACACCAAATTAATTCCTGTTGTTGGGTGTCAAGAAATGGATGTGACTTCACCTGATGACAGTTCAAATGGTTTGGGCCCTAATCAACCGGCTGATGATTCATTCATGGTGGAAGGGATGAACGGAGGAGCTTCCCAAGTGCAAAGCTGGCAATTTATGGACGATGAGTTAAGTAATTTTGTGCACCATTCCATGGATTCCAGTGATTGTATATCTCAGACTTTGGTGTATCCGGAAAAGGTTCTCTCTGGTCCTAAGACTGAAAAGGCAAATGATCACTGCCCGCAGGAACATAAAGAGTGCAATAGCACTAAAAGGACCTCCTTGGATCCTCAAGGCAATGACTTGCAGTATAAAAGTGTTCTTTCTGCTCTTTTGAAGAGCTCACACCAATTGGTTTTGGGGCCACACTTCCAGAATTCTCATCAGGAATCCAGCTTTACCAGTTGGAAGAGAGGAGGGTTTGTAAAATGCCGGACACAAAGAGGTGGAACCCCGCAAAAATTATTGAAGAAGATTTTGCTTGAAGTTCCTCAGATGCATGTTGACTGCGTGCTCGAGCCCCCAGAAGATACCAGCAATGTAAATGAGGTTTGTAGACCAGAGGCCGATGATATTGATACGAATCATGCATTATCTGAGAGGAGGCGGAGGGAAAAACTGAACGAAAGATTTTGCATTTTGAAATCAATGGTTCCCTCGGTTAGCAAGGTAGGTAAAACTCCATTTAAGATTTTTGTTTACTGACATCAACTGCGAAGTAATTTGTTTTTCGACTTTGCTTACACAGGAGGACAAAGTATCCATATTAGATGATACAATAGAGCATTTGAAAGATCTTGAGAAAAGAGTTGAAGAGTTGGAATCGTTTTGGGAGCTAACAAATTCAGACTCAAAAATGAAGAGGAAACTCCAAGAAACAGTTGAGAGAACATCAGACAACTGTTGCAACCCCAAAATTAGCAATGGGAAGAAGGCTATAGTTTACAAGAGGAAGGCCAGTGACGTTGATGAAACAGAACCAGAAATCAATCACATTGTATCGAAGAACGTTTCAAGTGATAATATAACAGTTAATACGAACAACAAAGATGTTCTAATTGAGATGAAGTTTCCTTGGAGGGAGGGAGTGTTGCTAGAGATCATGGATGCCACAAGCCGGCTTCATTTAGATGCTCACTCGGTTCAATCATCCACCGCGGATGGAATTCTTTCCCTGACCATTAAATCCAGGGTATGAAATTTTAGTTACATGAAGCAAGCACTTGATAGATGCTCACTCGGTTCAATCATCCAACTGCAAATAACTAACAATTTCTTAATATGCAGTTCAAGGGGACGAGTATTGCATCGGCAGGGACAATCAAGCAAGCACTTGATAGATTTGCCAGAAGCTGACGAATCTCGCGTTCTTAGTGATCTCTTGAATTCTGTTATTGTACAATTGCGTAACGTTGAAAGTCTCTGTAGATTTACGGTGTAAGAAACGCGAGCCTCATTGAGGATTTTTGTTTTCCTGCAGGTAGTACTAGTCTAGTGAAAGGAATTAGAACTTGTGTTACATATGCTTAATTTTCTCCCAagtatttatttatgtgatgACAGAGACGAGCATTATTGTCATTTGAATAGATAATGGAGATGACATTGCTTGTAAGAATGACGTGTTAGACGTTTCAAAAAGTTGATTGTCCGCCATACGAACACgtacaacaaatatatgaacactGTCTTAGCCGTTATATCGGTAGAATTACATGCGGAGAGTGCCAAAGTTCTGTTGATGATCTAACGGCTCAGGCAAGTTCATATGTTACATGTgtcatgtgtgtgtgaattttgagatttaacgATTCAGATTTCAGACAGTGCTGATACGACATAATTTCCATGCTTGAGGTTCGCATACGACTCGAAAGAAAATACCACCAAGAATGGAGTagacagaaaagaaaaggtcgAGTGTGATGTGCACAATGTTTTCTGTAGTCCATTATTTGACAACACTGGGACAAATAAATAACTGTGGGGGAGCCCCCCATTAGAACGTGTCTGAATCATAATTGGACTCggaaactctctctctctctctctctctctctcatggggACTTATGTACTGCATGCCAGTCTGCAACTTGATATTGTTCACTCAATCCAATCGTACATGACATCAGATTTGGAGGACTGAATACGGTGCATgcagttttttttgtttttactacTTAAATCTAatagtatttctctttatttgtaaataagagattttagattcgattctcaccaaatgaaactttgaaccatattattgccgATCCATTATAAGGTTtaacccaccccctcccccgATTGTAAGGCTTAACCCACCTCATTTCTCCTAagtttagataatatcgtttgttcaaattttttgagccaatagtaggaatagtctaTTTTATTAAATAAGTCTAATTTGTTATGTAGGGActgttattggtactccaaaaatcttattctacactccaaactttctatatttggaaagaaaaatacacttgtgataAGTGTAGAATATGATTTTTAgcgtgccaataacacttttcatatttaattatcaatagttaTCTATTCAAtgataaaatttattataaaaatcaaatttctttccaattatctctttgcttatttccttttagtttttttttttttttttttgttatttctcgttcttcctCATGTTTTAAatcccatttatagattttatttttaatttttatattcaaCTAATATCAcaagttaattatatttatctacctatataacAGATTCTTTTATTATAATCAACATGTCACAAattaatgtgtcttgcttgtaggtatgttatgttttttctaccttttaattaggtttcatatcccACGTATAGGTataatatacattcatatatttgttacttgagttatgGTAGAATGTTTTGCAGATAAATTTATCTTAGtatattaaaattttttgttataagatattaattagattttggagttggaaaatgcataatattagaagattttaattgatttttaatatttttagaaaatataaaatgagtataaaataaataaaaatatataattagataactggactcactcctaaaaacactCATATTTTTGGACCTAAATCTAAAGTCCCTTAACTGGCTGATGCTATTGAAATTATCTATTTGAGTTATATTTTATAAACTACATGATATAGTAGTTGATGGTTGGTTTCTTTGTTTAATCATTAAAAAATGCCACATTATGTGGTTCACTAAATATAGTCTCCTAACTTTTTCCGTATGACTATATTTGACTATTAGGTGGTGAATATAttaaggaaatgcatgtgctgaaaCAAAAATTC encodes the following:
- the LOC137710963 gene encoding transcription factor EGL1-like — encoded protein: MAVPENLRKQLALSVRSIQWSYGIFWSISARQPGVLEWGDGYYNGDIKTRKTVQAVELDADQMGLQRSEQLRELYDSLSVGEASPQARRPSASLSPEDLADTEWYYLVCMSFVFNIGQGLPGRTLANGKPTWLCNAHYVDSKLFSRSLLAKSASIQTVVCFPFLGGVIELGVTELVLEDPSLIQHVKTSFLEAPYPIIASKRTNPSAGSTRHDNDLACAVLDDDIVDTKLIPVVGCQEMDVTSPDDSSNGLGPNQPADDSFMVEGMNGGASQVQSWQFMDDELSNFVHHSMDSSDCISQTLVYPEKVLSGPKTEKANDHCPQEHKECNSTKRTSLDPQGNDLQYKSVLSALLKSSHQLVLGPHFQNSHQESSFTSWKRGGFVKCRTQRGGTPQKLLKKILLEVPQMHVDCVLEPPEDTSNVNEVCRPEADDIDTNHALSERRRREKLNERFCILKSMVPSVSKEDKVSILDDTIEHLKDLEKRVEELESFWELTNSDSKMKRKLQETVERTSDNCCNPKISNGKKAIVYKRKASDVDETEPEINHIVSKNVSSDNITVNTNNKDVLIEMKFPWREGVLLEIMDATSRLHLDAHSVQSSTADGILSLTIKSRFKGTSIASAGTIKQALDRFARS